A single genomic interval of Nocardioides nitrophenolicus harbors:
- a CDS encoding cytochrome P450, whose protein sequence is MTTTHEPGTGCPVAHHGYRPFAMDDPFPSYAALRAEEPVMYDERVGYWVVSRYEDVKAVFEDWETFSSENAQAPVRERGPEARRIMEEGGFTAYSGLSARVPPEHTRIRKVTAKAFTPRRYKALEPAIRAHVVDLLTAMRERPGRVGDIVRDLAYDVPTVTILTLIGADTGQVELFKKWSDSRAAMTWGDLSDEEQVPHAHHLVDYWTECRRLVAEAHAEERDSLVGDLVRVQAEGDPITDHEIASICYSLLFAGHETTTTLISNAVRVLLEHPDQWRRIVDDPSLIPGAVDEVLRVSPSIVGWRRKALKDTTVGGVPIPSGSELLLLMGSANRDETRFEEADRFDVTRANAREHLAFGFGIHYCLGNMLAKLQARVCLEEIARLAPDLRLVDADAIRFGDNLSFRAPLAVPVTWESSDD, encoded by the coding sequence ATGACCACGACGCACGAGCCCGGCACCGGTTGTCCGGTGGCCCACCACGGCTACCGGCCGTTCGCGATGGACGACCCGTTCCCGTCGTACGCCGCGCTGCGGGCCGAGGAGCCGGTGATGTACGACGAGCGCGTCGGCTACTGGGTCGTCAGCCGCTACGAGGACGTGAAGGCGGTCTTCGAGGACTGGGAGACCTTCAGCAGCGAGAACGCCCAGGCGCCGGTCCGCGAGCGTGGCCCCGAGGCCCGCCGGATCATGGAGGAGGGCGGCTTCACGGCCTACTCCGGCCTGTCCGCGCGGGTTCCCCCCGAGCACACCCGGATCCGCAAGGTGACCGCGAAGGCGTTCACGCCGCGGCGGTACAAGGCGCTGGAGCCGGCGATCCGCGCCCACGTCGTCGACCTGCTGACCGCGATGCGCGAGCGACCCGGGCGGGTCGGCGACATCGTCCGCGACCTGGCGTACGACGTCCCGACGGTCACCATCCTCACCCTGATCGGCGCCGACACCGGCCAGGTCGAGCTGTTCAAGAAGTGGTCGGACTCCCGCGCCGCGATGACGTGGGGCGACCTGTCCGACGAGGAGCAGGTGCCGCACGCGCACCACCTGGTCGACTACTGGACCGAGTGCCGGCGACTCGTCGCCGAGGCGCACGCCGAGGAGCGCGACTCGCTCGTCGGTGACCTGGTCCGGGTGCAGGCCGAGGGCGACCCGATCACCGACCACGAGATCGCGTCGATCTGCTACAGCCTGCTCTTCGCCGGTCACGAGACCACCACGACGCTGATCTCCAACGCGGTACGCGTGCTCCTCGAGCATCCCGACCAGTGGCGGCGGATCGTCGACGACCCGAGCCTGATCCCGGGCGCGGTCGACGAGGTGCTCCGGGTCAGCCCCTCGATCGTCGGCTGGCGGCGCAAGGCGCTGAAGGACACCACCGTCGGCGGGGTCCCGATCCCGTCCGGCAGCGAGCTGCTCCTGCTGATGGGCTCGGCCAACCGCGACGAGACGCGCTTCGAGGAAGCCGACCGCTTCGACGTCACCCGTGCCAACGCCCGCGAGCATCTCGCCTTCGGGTTCGGCATCCACTACTGCCTCGGCAACATGCTGGCCAAGCTGCAGGCCAGGGTCTGCCTGGAGGAGATCGCCCGACTCGCGCCCGACCTGCGCCTGGTCGACGCGGACGCGATCCGGTTCGGCGACAACCTGTCCTTCCGCGCACCGCTCGCGGTGCCCGTCACCTGGGAGAGCTCCGATGACTGA
- the aqpZ gene encoding aquaporin Z yields MSTQPDVPKVVAAEFLGTFVLVFGGCGTAVLAGKEVGFAGVALAFGLTVVVMAYAVGHISGGHFNPAVTLGAAAGGRIAWKDTPVYIGTQVVAGIVAGAVLLVVASGTDGFDAVKSGFASNGYDDRSPLGYSLLACLVIEVLLTAIFLWVILGATDSRAPKGFAPLAIGLSLTLIHLISIPVTNTSVNPARSIGVGLFAGGDAIGQLWLFIVAPVVGGLVAGFSYAFLLGSDDAVALADAMEA; encoded by the coding sequence ATGTCCACTCAACCTGATGTACCCAAGGTCGTCGCCGCGGAGTTCCTCGGCACCTTCGTCCTCGTCTTCGGCGGCTGCGGAACGGCCGTCCTCGCGGGCAAGGAGGTCGGCTTCGCCGGCGTCGCGCTCGCCTTCGGCCTCACCGTCGTGGTGATGGCCTACGCCGTCGGCCACATCTCGGGCGGACACTTCAACCCCGCCGTCACGCTGGGCGCGGCGGCCGGTGGCCGGATCGCCTGGAAGGACACCCCGGTCTACATCGGCACCCAGGTCGTGGCCGGCATCGTCGCGGGCGCCGTGCTGCTCGTCGTGGCCAGCGGCACCGACGGCTTCGACGCCGTCAAGAGCGGCTTCGCCTCCAACGGGTACGACGACCGCTCGCCGCTGGGCTACAGCCTGCTGGCCTGCCTGGTGATCGAGGTGCTGCTGACCGCGATCTTCCTGTGGGTGATCCTCGGCGCCACCGACTCGCGCGCGCCCAAGGGCTTCGCGCCGCTGGCGATCGGCCTCTCCCTGACCCTGATCCACCTGATCAGCATCCCGGTCACCAACACCTCGGTGAACCCGGCGCGCTCGATCGGCGTCGGCCTGTTCGCGGGCGGCGACGCGATCGGCCAGCTCTGGCTGTTCATCGTGGCGCCGGTCGTCGGCGGCCTCGTCGCCGGCTTCTCCTACGCCTTCCTGCTGGGCAGCGACGACGCCGTCGCGCTGGCCGACGCGATGGAGGCCTGA
- a CDS encoding IclR family transcriptional regulator yields MTDGGGRGDGGGRTVTSKVLGLLAAFEHGPSAQSLSELAAHADLPLPTAHRLAAELVAWGALERTPEGRYVVGLRLWEVAQHAGRQLRDAARPYLQDLFSLTQETAHLAIREGHEALYIDRIYGSKRVPRASRVGGRLPLHATAVGKVLLAYEDRWLQEAYVAERLDPVTARTHVHPQRLLEELAAIRERGFATTYEEVRVGSCSVAVPVLTPEGRAPASIGLVMHSAQADQMPRHLPTLRGIAARIAPSVSRWAGPGPGRAR; encoded by the coding sequence GTGACCGACGGCGGGGGCAGGGGCGACGGCGGCGGACGCACCGTCACCTCGAAGGTGCTGGGCCTGCTGGCCGCGTTCGAGCACGGCCCGAGCGCGCAGTCGCTCAGCGAGCTCGCCGCCCATGCCGACCTGCCGCTGCCGACGGCCCACCGACTCGCGGCCGAGCTGGTCGCCTGGGGTGCGCTGGAGCGCACCCCGGAGGGCCGGTACGTCGTCGGGCTGCGGCTGTGGGAGGTCGCCCAGCACGCCGGCCGTCAGCTGCGCGATGCCGCGCGCCCGTACCTCCAGGACCTCTTCTCGCTGACCCAGGAGACCGCCCACCTCGCCATCCGCGAGGGCCACGAGGCGCTCTACATCGACCGGATCTACGGCTCCAAGCGGGTGCCGCGCGCCAGCCGGGTCGGCGGCCGGCTGCCGTTGCACGCGACCGCCGTGGGCAAGGTGCTGCTGGCCTACGAGGACCGCTGGCTGCAGGAGGCGTACGTCGCCGAACGGCTGGACCCGGTGACCGCCCGCACCCACGTACACCCGCAGCGGCTGCTCGAGGAGCTGGCGGCGATCCGCGAGCGCGGGTTCGCCACGACCTACGAGGAGGTCCGGGTGGGGAGCTGCTCGGTCGCCGTGCCGGTGCTGACGCCCGAAGGCCGGGCGCCGGCCTCGATCGGCCTGGTCATGCACTCCGCGCAGGCCGACCAGATGCCCCGGCACCTGCCGACGCTGCGCGGGATCGCGGCCCGGATCGCGCCGTCGGTGAGCCGTTGGGCCGGCCCCGGGCCCGGCCGAGCTCGCTGA
- a CDS encoding HD domain-containing protein: MLPHLTPTRNDLGRDVTGHLPAAEGLPGVYVLDERHAAIWERAVPYLRVRDNDAHTIYAYGLGRALLDLTPQADPEVVLPAILLHDTGWSQVPEPEILEAIAPGGGRPDLVLRHEKEGARIASEVLADVGWDAERTERIVAIVDGHDSRREAISLDDALMKDADKLWRLTPHGVDTVMGWFGLTREQAHRLIASRVHDHLLSEPGRVLALGLAAVASIDVTPQRIALA; encoded by the coding sequence GTGCTGCCCCACCTCACGCCGACCCGCAACGACCTCGGCCGCGACGTGACCGGGCACCTCCCCGCGGCGGAGGGGCTGCCCGGGGTCTACGTGCTCGACGAGCGGCACGCCGCGATCTGGGAGCGTGCCGTGCCGTACCTGCGGGTGCGGGACAACGACGCGCACACGATCTACGCCTACGGCCTGGGCCGGGCCCTGCTCGACCTGACGCCGCAGGCCGACCCGGAGGTGGTGCTGCCGGCCATCCTGCTGCACGACACCGGCTGGTCCCAGGTGCCCGAGCCGGAGATCCTGGAGGCGATCGCGCCCGGCGGCGGCCGTCCCGACCTGGTGCTCCGCCACGAGAAGGAGGGCGCCCGGATCGCGAGCGAGGTGCTGGCCGACGTCGGCTGGGACGCCGAGCGGACCGAGCGGATCGTCGCCATCGTCGACGGTCACGACAGCCGGCGCGAGGCGATCTCCCTCGACGACGCGCTGATGAAGGACGCCGACAAGCTCTGGCGGCTCACGCCCCACGGCGTCGACACGGTGATGGGCTGGTTCGGCCTGACCCGGGAGCAGGCGCACCGGCTGATCGCGAGCCGGGTGCACGACCACCTGCTCAGCGAGCCGGGCCGCGTCCTCGCGCTAGGCCTGGCCGCGGTGGCGTCGATCGACGTCACGCCGCAGCGGATCGCGCTGGCGTAG
- a CDS encoding RDD family protein, which translates to MSRASVTGRYAGPVSRAAAAAIDVAVVLASYSVGVALTGFLLDAIFDASLEDGTGAVASIVLVGWAALYVAVGTAVAGRTVGKAIVGLKVVSREGRPVWPAAAVVRVLAFPLSTSVFGLGLALVALRRDHRALHDLIARTAVVYDWGDRQAQLPGPLTAYLRAHDAA; encoded by the coding sequence GTGAGCCGGGCGAGCGTCACCGGTCGGTACGCCGGACCGGTGAGCCGGGCGGCCGCGGCGGCGATCGACGTGGCGGTCGTTCTGGCGTCGTACTCGGTCGGGGTGGCGCTGACCGGCTTCCTGCTCGACGCGATCTTCGACGCGTCGCTCGAGGACGGCACGGGTGCGGTGGCCTCGATCGTGCTCGTCGGCTGGGCGGCGCTGTACGTCGCCGTCGGCACCGCGGTCGCCGGCCGGACCGTCGGCAAGGCGATCGTCGGGCTCAAGGTGGTGTCCCGCGAAGGCCGCCCGGTCTGGCCGGCCGCGGCGGTGGTGCGGGTGCTCGCGTTCCCGTTGAGCACGTCGGTGTTCGGGCTGGGCCTGGCGCTGGTGGCGCTGCGCCGCGACCACCGGGCGCTGCACGACCTGATCGCCCGGACGGCGGTGGTCTACGACTGGGGAGACCGACAGGCGCAGCTGCCGGGCCCGCTGACGGCGTACCTGCGGGCGCACGACGCGGCCTGA
- the cls gene encoding cardiolipin synthase encodes MNLLVPTSTLGWIVFGLDMVLRLVALGVIPGNRKPSTGMAWLLLILIEPIIGFSVFLLFGRIRLGNRRITRQRTAIATIRERSEQLPLSFDSTRLPRAMAGVAMLNQNLGALPLTGGNEVELWPDYRALMTEMAREIDRARSHVHVQFYITAWDDVTDPVFQALIRATERGVDVRLLFDHIGSRRIPGYRAMVKRLRRTQIAWHPMLPIKPLRGRFRRPDLRNHRKILVVDGSVGFTGSLNLTEPGYNKPANHRLGREWVELMVRLEGPVVGALNAVFASDWYVETGHVVDLVAVHGEPDRRPEEVFDVPCQVVPSGPGIVAENNLRMFTTLLYAATERISLTSPYFVPDESLLYAVTTAAERGIDVELFVSEVSDQFLVGHAQASYYKALLEAGVRIYQYPAPYILHSKHFTIDDQVAVVGSSNMDMRSFALNYEVSLMMPDPAVVAKMRRVEDTYRALSKELTLDAWQERSPGAKYVDNVARLTAALQ; translated from the coding sequence ATGAATCTGCTGGTTCCGACGTCGACGCTCGGGTGGATCGTGTTCGGCCTCGACATGGTGCTCCGCCTCGTCGCGCTCGGCGTGATCCCCGGCAACCGCAAGCCGTCGACCGGCATGGCCTGGTTGCTGCTCATCCTGATCGAGCCGATCATCGGGTTCTCGGTCTTCCTGCTCTTCGGCCGGATCCGGCTCGGCAACCGGCGGATCACCCGCCAGCGCACGGCGATCGCGACCATCCGGGAGCGCAGCGAGCAACTGCCGCTGTCGTTCGACTCCACCCGGCTGCCGCGGGCGATGGCCGGCGTGGCGATGCTCAACCAGAACCTCGGCGCACTGCCACTCACCGGCGGCAACGAGGTCGAGCTGTGGCCGGACTACCGGGCGCTGATGACCGAGATGGCCCGCGAGATCGACCGGGCCCGCAGCCATGTGCACGTGCAGTTCTACATCACCGCCTGGGACGACGTGACCGACCCGGTGTTCCAGGCGCTGATCCGCGCGACCGAGCGCGGGGTCGACGTACGGCTGCTGTTCGACCACATCGGCTCGCGCCGCATCCCCGGCTACCGGGCCATGGTCAAGCGGCTGCGCCGCACCCAGATCGCCTGGCACCCGATGCTCCCGATCAAGCCGTTGCGGGGCCGATTCCGCCGCCCCGACCTGCGCAACCACCGCAAGATCCTGGTCGTCGACGGCAGCGTCGGCTTCACCGGCTCGCTCAACCTCACCGAGCCCGGCTACAACAAGCCCGCCAACCACCGTCTCGGCCGCGAGTGGGTCGAGCTGATGGTGCGCCTCGAAGGCCCCGTCGTCGGCGCGCTCAACGCCGTCTTCGCCTCGGACTGGTACGTCGAGACCGGCCACGTCGTCGACCTCGTCGCCGTCCACGGCGAGCCGGACCGCCGCCCGGAGGAGGTCTTCGACGTCCCCTGCCAGGTCGTCCCCAGCGGCCCCGGCATCGTCGCCGAGAACAACCTGCGGATGTTCACCACGCTGCTCTACGCCGCCACCGAGCGGATCTCGCTGACCTCGCCCTACTTCGTGCCCGACGAGTCGCTGCTGTACGCCGTCACCACCGCCGCCGAGCGCGGCATCGACGTGGAGCTGTTCGTCAGCGAGGTGTCCGACCAGTTCCTCGTCGGGCACGCCCAGGCGTCGTACTACAAGGCGCTGCTGGAGGCCGGAGTCCGGATCTACCAGTACCCGGCGCCGTACATCCTCCACTCGAAGCACTTCACCATCGACGACCAGGTCGCCGTGGTCGGCTCCAGCAACATGGACATGCGCTCGTTCGCGCTCAACTACGAGGTGTCGCTGATGATGCCCGACCCCGCCGTCGTGGCGAAGATGCGACGCGTCGAGGACACCTACCGCGCCCTGTCGAAGGAGCTCACCCTCGACGCGTGGCAGGAGCGCTCCCCGGGCGCGAAGTACGTCGACAACGTGGCCCGCTTGACCGCCGCCCTGCAGTGA
- a CDS encoding DUF6458 family protein has translation MYIGLGILLLVAGLVLALDVVTVDIKYVNDDALGTILIVAGVLAIVLSLIVAPPWRRDRVVHRYDDRP, from the coding sequence ATGTACATCGGACTCGGCATCCTCCTCCTCGTCGCCGGCCTCGTCCTCGCTCTCGACGTGGTGACCGTCGACATCAAGTACGTGAACGACGACGCACTCGGCACCATCCTGATCGTCGCCGGCGTCCTCGCGATCGTGCTGTCGTTGATCGTCGCGCCGCCGTGGCGCCGCGACCGCGTGGTGCACCGGTACGACGACCGTCCCTGA
- a CDS encoding HNH endonuclease signature motif containing protein: MSAAVLTAPHPIVGCAAELSAVLARVGQVQPVFMSVADKESALVGLARVEAQVAELKARVLAAGEDVAVAHGARDVAAWLAQATRSDPAPVRAELRLARALEQRVVVAAGMRSGEVSPAQARVIARAVADLPAGLGPELATRAEATLVGYAAQHSPRELKRLGRRILEVVAPEVVEAEEGRRLEDEERRARETASLRFHDLGDGRTRVAGVLPTPVTQRLEHYLQAFTSPRRTGRDGPGDGPGVGGGVERLPRHRAYADAFAALLERLDPARLPEHGGDATTVLVTIDLAALRADLAVAEVIGGDGVESISAGQARRLACGAGIVPVVLGGRGEVLDLGRRRRLFSRAQRRALRVRDRRCRAEGCTIPAVWTEAHHLQPWSWGGRTDLGNAVSLCSHHHHRIHDRAYRAERLASGDVRFHRRT; encoded by the coding sequence ATGTCTGCCGCTGTTCTCACCGCACCGCACCCGATCGTGGGGTGTGCTGCTGAGTTGAGCGCGGTGTTGGCCCGGGTGGGGCAGGTGCAGCCGGTGTTCATGTCGGTGGCGGACAAGGAGTCCGCGCTGGTGGGTCTGGCTCGGGTCGAGGCGCAGGTGGCCGAGCTCAAGGCCCGGGTTTTGGCGGCGGGTGAGGATGTCGCGGTGGCTCACGGGGCTCGGGACGTGGCGGCCTGGCTGGCCCAGGCGACCCGCTCTGATCCGGCCCCCGTGCGCGCGGAGCTTCGTCTGGCGCGGGCGCTCGAGCAGCGTGTGGTGGTGGCGGCGGGGATGCGGTCGGGTGAGGTGTCGCCCGCGCAGGCGCGGGTGATCGCCCGGGCGGTCGCGGACCTGCCGGCGGGTCTGGGTCCCGAGCTGGCTACGCGGGCGGAGGCGACGTTGGTGGGCTATGCCGCGCAGCATTCGCCGCGGGAGTTGAAGCGTCTGGGGCGTCGGATCCTGGAGGTGGTGGCGCCGGAGGTGGTGGAGGCCGAGGAGGGGCGCCGGTTGGAGGATGAGGAGCGTCGGGCGCGGGAGACGGCGTCGTTGCGGTTCCATGATCTGGGTGATGGCCGGACCCGGGTCGCGGGAGTGTTGCCGACGCCGGTGACCCAGCGGCTGGAGCACTACCTGCAGGCGTTCACCTCACCGCGCCGGACCGGCCGTGACGGCCCTGGTGACGGCCCTGGTGTTGGGGGCGGTGTTGAGCGGCTGCCGCGGCATCGTGCCTACGCGGATGCGTTCGCGGCGTTGTTGGAGCGGCTCGATCCGGCGCGGTTGCCCGAGCATGGTGGGGACGCGACGACGGTGCTGGTCACCATCGACCTGGCCGCGCTGCGGGCCGACCTGGCGGTGGCCGAGGTGATCGGCGGTGATGGGGTGGAGTCGATCTCGGCGGGGCAGGCGCGGCGGTTGGCGTGTGGGGCGGGGATCGTGCCGGTGGTGTTGGGTGGTCGGGGTGAGGTGCTCGACCTGGGGCGGCGTCGGCGGTTGTTCTCGCGGGCGCAGCGGCGGGCGTTGCGGGTGCGGGATCGGCGGTGTCGGGCCGAGGGGTGCACGATCCCGGCGGTGTGGACCGAGGCTCATCATCTTCAGCCGTGGTCGTGGGGTGGGCGGACCGATCTGGGCAACGCGGTCAGTCTGTGTTCGCACCACCATCACCGCATCCATGACCGGGCCTACCGTGCGGAGCGGTTGGCGAGCGGCGACGTCCGGTTCCACCGACGCACGTGA
- a CDS encoding prepilin peptidase produces the protein MEPHTLSEHQALDVLVPVLAGVLGLAIGSFLNVVAHRVPAGESVVSPPSACPRCGHPIRNRHNVPVLGWLVLRGRCFDCGEPISVRYPLVEAGTGIAFAGVAARFGVDEWRLLPAYLAFAAIAIVLALIDVDVRRLPDAIVLPSYPVLGVLLALGGDGPALLRAAEGAVVLGAFFFVVWYVAPGGMGFGDVKLSGLVGAMTAYLTWGTFLTGAFLAFVLGAVAGLLLMAGGKAGRRTAVPFGPFLVLGAWSAILGAGYLGDAYLRSIGL, from the coding sequence TTGGAACCACACACGCTGAGCGAGCACCAGGCACTCGACGTCCTCGTCCCCGTCCTCGCCGGCGTCCTCGGGCTGGCGATCGGGTCGTTCCTCAACGTCGTGGCGCACCGGGTGCCGGCGGGGGAGTCGGTGGTCAGCCCGCCGTCGGCGTGCCCCCGGTGCGGGCACCCGATCCGCAACCGGCACAACGTCCCCGTGCTCGGCTGGCTGGTGCTGCGGGGGCGGTGCTTCGACTGCGGGGAGCCGATCAGCGTGCGCTACCCGCTGGTGGAGGCGGGAACCGGCATCGCGTTCGCCGGGGTCGCCGCGCGGTTCGGGGTGGACGAGTGGCGGTTGCTACCGGCGTACCTCGCCTTCGCGGCGATCGCGATCGTCCTCGCGCTGATCGACGTCGACGTACGCCGCCTGCCGGACGCGATCGTGCTGCCGTCGTACCCGGTGCTGGGGGTGCTGCTGGCGCTCGGCGGGGACGGTCCCGCGCTGCTCCGGGCGGCCGAGGGGGCGGTGGTCCTCGGGGCGTTCTTCTTCGTCGTCTGGTACGTCGCGCCCGGCGGGATGGGCTTCGGCGACGTGAAGCTGTCGGGCCTGGTGGGCGCGATGACGGCGTACCTGACGTGGGGGACCTTCCTGACGGGGGCCTTCCTCGCGTTCGTGCTCGGTGCGGTGGCCGGGCTGCTCCTGATGGCCGGTGGGAAGGCAGGGCGCCGGACCGCGGTGCCGTTCGGGCCGTTCCTGGTGCTGGGCGCGTGGAGCGCGATCCTGGGGGCCGGATACCTGGGTGACGCCTACCTGAGGTCGATCGGCCTGTGA
- a CDS encoding PulJ/GspJ family protein — MRVADRLRTRRHDDAGFTLVELVVTIAIMGVIVSALTGVVMMYLKTTVSANARMTESHDVQFAAAYWQSDVASLGVRSTVYDNSLGGTHTYPLMQSVAAPDTSGPTLARCGLPSGTPIVTLAWNSYTAAADVPTKVTVTYVAQPSGAVYQLLRVRCTGTATTPDSSIVVARNLTPAILGPTTVSCWKANGTKLGTCSGAGDDVPAVVTLELVATDQDNKDGSTYTATLTGERRQT, encoded by the coding sequence ATGCGCGTAGCCGATCGCCTCCGCACCCGTCGGCATGACGACGCCGGGTTCACGCTCGTCGAGTTGGTCGTCACGATCGCGATCATGGGCGTCATCGTCTCCGCACTGACCGGCGTCGTGATGATGTACCTGAAGACGACGGTCAGCGCGAACGCCAGGATGACCGAGTCGCACGACGTCCAGTTCGCGGCGGCCTACTGGCAGAGCGACGTCGCCAGTCTCGGCGTGCGATCGACGGTGTACGACAACAGCCTGGGCGGCACGCACACCTATCCTCTGATGCAGTCGGTCGCCGCACCCGATACCTCGGGCCCGACCCTGGCGCGGTGCGGCCTGCCCTCGGGCACGCCCATCGTCACCTTGGCCTGGAACTCCTACACCGCAGCCGCGGACGTCCCGACCAAGGTGACCGTCACCTATGTGGCCCAGCCCTCCGGCGCGGTCTACCAGCTGCTCCGGGTGCGGTGCACCGGAACGGCCACGACACCGGACTCGTCGATCGTCGTCGCGCGCAACCTCACCCCGGCGATCCTGGGGCCGACGACGGTCTCGTGCTGGAAGGCGAACGGCACCAAGCTCGGCACCTGCTCGGGAGCCGGCGACGACGTTCCGGCGGTGGTCACCCTGGAGCTCGTCGCGACCGACCAGGACAACAAGGACGGCTCCACCTACACAGCCACCTTGACCGGTGAACGGAGACAGACATGA
- a CDS encoding type II secretion system protein gives MKRGDADRGESLVEVLAAVVILGIAGVAIMTGLMLAVKTSDIHRKETTSGAYVKSYAEAIQNYVETHQSAFTCSPDYRPGVVGFPVPNGYTTSFTVSAVDPAGGAAACTANTAQLVILTVSSGDDRAVEKLAFVLRRPCSGAQDPSAVSRCA, from the coding sequence ATGAAGCGTGGAGACGCCGACCGGGGCGAGAGTCTGGTCGAGGTTCTCGCTGCCGTGGTGATCCTGGGCATCGCGGGAGTCGCGATCATGACCGGTCTGATGCTCGCGGTGAAGACCTCCGACATCCACCGCAAGGAGACCACCAGCGGCGCCTACGTGAAGAGCTACGCGGAGGCGATCCAGAACTACGTCGAGACCCACCAGTCCGCCTTCACCTGCTCGCCCGACTACCGGCCGGGGGTCGTGGGCTTTCCGGTCCCCAACGGCTATACGACGTCCTTCACGGTCAGCGCGGTGGACCCGGCGGGCGGCGCCGCCGCCTGTACGGCGAACACGGCCCAGCTGGTCATCTTGACGGTCTCGAGCGGCGACGACCGAGCCGTCGAGAAGCTGGCCTTCGTGCTGCGCAGGCCGTGCAGCGGCGCCCAGGACCCTTCGGCGGTGAGTCGATGCGCGTAG
- a CDS encoding type II secretion system F family protein, with the protein MPKYAFAGVDLEGRQVKGTEKAASRGDAEIALYQRDLRDLRVTEKKSILQYEISGPRIKREHVMHLSRQIAAFLRAGLPILDAVHSIGTESENSSVRRMMHDVEDRLRAGERFSDTLERYPKVFPEFYRGIVRSAELTGELDAVLSRLAVYIERDLEARRKIKSALIYPIAVAVMSVVTVLVLSVYVLPKFRDFFADLDAELPLPTRMLMGFTDFLAGWWWVILAAIVAWALLFVISQRFERGKYLWHGFLLKVPVLGETIQYALVERFCRVMASMVSAGVNLPEAIRVATDSLRNRVFIARLTGVTEQMLEGQGLAGPLARTRLFPGTATSMLRVGEETGSMDTQLEVTAEYYESELDYKIAKLTALFEPIVIVVMGGIVGFVAVALVSAMYGIFNQVQV; encoded by the coding sequence ATGCCGAAGTACGCATTCGCCGGGGTCGACCTCGAGGGCAGGCAGGTCAAGGGCACCGAGAAGGCGGCCAGCCGCGGCGACGCCGAGATCGCGCTCTACCAGCGTGACCTGCGTGACCTCCGCGTCACCGAGAAGAAGAGCATCCTGCAGTACGAGATCTCGGGTCCGCGGATCAAGCGCGAGCACGTCATGCACCTGTCGCGGCAGATCGCGGCCTTCCTCAGGGCCGGGCTGCCGATCCTCGATGCGGTGCACTCGATCGGTACCGAGAGTGAGAACTCCTCGGTACGACGGATGATGCACGACGTCGAGGACCGGCTCCGTGCCGGTGAGCGGTTCTCCGACACGCTCGAGCGGTACCCGAAGGTGTTCCCGGAGTTCTACCGCGGCATCGTCCGCTCTGCTGAGCTGACCGGCGAGCTCGACGCCGTGCTGTCCCGCTTGGCGGTCTACATCGAGCGGGATCTCGAGGCGCGGCGCAAGATCAAGTCGGCCCTCATCTACCCGATCGCCGTGGCGGTGATGTCCGTGGTCACCGTCCTGGTGCTGTCGGTCTACGTGCTGCCGAAGTTCCGGGACTTCTTCGCCGACCTCGATGCGGAGCTGCCCCTGCCGACCCGCATGCTGATGGGCTTCACCGACTTTCTCGCCGGCTGGTGGTGGGTCATCCTCGCGGCGATCGTGGCCTGGGCGCTCCTGTTCGTGATCTCGCAGCGCTTCGAGCGGGGCAAGTACCTCTGGCACGGCTTCCTGCTCAAGGTCCCCGTCCTGGGGGAGACGATCCAGTACGCGCTCGTGGAGCGCTTCTGCCGGGTGATGGCCTCGATGGTCTCGGCGGGCGTCAACCTCCCCGAGGCGATCCGCGTGGCGACCGACTCCTTGCGCAACCGGGTCTTCATCGCGCGACTCACGGGGGTGACCGAGCAGATGCTGGAGGGCCAGGGCCTCGCCGGCCCGCTCGCCCGGACCCGGCTGTTCCCCGGCACGGCCACGTCGATGTTGCGTGTCGGTGAGGAGACCGGGTCGATGGACACCCAGCTCGAGGTCACGGCCGAGTACTACGAGTCCGAGCTCGACTACAAGATCGCCAAGCTCACGGCGCTGTTCGAGCCGATCGTCATCGTCGTGATGGGCGGCATCGTCGGCTTCGTCGCCGTGGCGTTGGTGTCGGCGATGTACGGCATCTTCAACCAGGTCCAGGTCTGA